GACTGCCGCCAGCCAGGCGGTGACGGGACCGATTGGAGAGCGTGGAATGATCAGGGTCGCGGCTTTCGACCGCAATGGCAGGCGCGGACTGGTGGCCAGTATCGACCGCCGCTAAGGGCTGGCCGCCGGCCGCACCCGCTCAGCGCGGCTGCATGCGGCGCTGCCCCTGCCGCCGCCGCTCGCGCTGCGAGCTCGCGTGCGTCGCCTGGGACGGCATCGCGCCGTTGCCGTCGATGCCGAATTCGATCACCCGGCGCAGCGAGCGCAGCGTGACCGGCTTGGTCAGCACCGTGCTGAGGCGCGCATGGTAGTGGGGAGCCTGGCTTTGCTCGTCGAGCAGCAGGATCACCGGCGCCTGCGGGAGCAGCCGCGTGATTTCGCCGATGAAGGAGCGGCGGTCGTCGGCGTTGAAGGTGGTGTAGGTGAGGACCAGGTCGAAGCGTACCGTCTGGGCAGTGTTCAGGGCTGCGCGCGGGTTGTCCGTGGTGGCCACGATATAGCCGAGCGACTTCAGCAGGGTAGAAATCTCGCTGCAAGCCACAGGGTCATGTTCTACGAGCAGTGCGCTTCTCATTGTCAATCCTCCTATCAAGTGGATGACGACGGCTCGTGCTAGTTCAAGCGCAAAGTTGTAACAATTATTCTCATCCATTCAATTGCGTGCGCATCGTGGCGCCATGGTGCTGTGCTAAAGTCCTGTTTTTACGAGAACATAATGCAGTCCTGTCATGATGCGAGACCAGGCCGTCAAGAAATGGACTGAAGAGGAACGCCTGGCGGCGCTCGAGCGCTATGGCGTCCTCGACACGCCGACGGAAAAATGCATCGACGACCTGGTGCGGCTGGCGTCCGAGCTGCTGGAAGCGCCGATCGCGGCGGTCAACCTCATCGATGCGCGGCGCCAGTGGTTCAAGTCCGAGATCGGCCTGGGCGTGCGCGAGATGCCGCTCGACGATTCGATCTGCAAGTACGCATTGCTGGGCGAGGGCACGATGGTGGTGCCCGACGCCACCCAGGATCCGCGCTTCGCCTGCAATCCGCTGGTCACTGCCGCCTCCGGCCTGCGCTTCTACGCCGGGGCGCTGCTGACCACCCCCGAAGGCATACCGCTGGGCACCCTGTGCGTGCTCGACCGGCGCCCCCGCCCGCACGGCCTGAGCGCCAGCCAGCGCTTCGCCCTGCAGACCCTGGCCGAGCAGGTGATGGCGCAGTTCGAGCTGCAGCGCCAGGCCGGGATCGAGCGCCGCCTGCGTTCCAGCGAATCGGCGCGCCTGCGCGGCGAGCAGCGCTACCGCACCGTGCTCAATTCGATCGACGTCGGCTTCTGCGTCATCGAGATGATCGACGACGCCAACGGCGAGCCCTGGAACTACCGCATCCTCGAAGTGAACCCGGCCTTCGTCAGGCATACCGGCCTGAGGGACGCGGTCGGATGCACCATCCGCGAGCTGATCCCTGAACACGACGTGCGCTGGTCGCGCATCTACGGACGCGTGGCCAGGACCGGACTGCCGGTGCGCGTGGAGCAGCACAGCGCCAGCCTGGGCCGCTGGCTGGACGTGTACGCCGCCCGCGTCGGCGAGCCGGACAGCGGCCAGGTCGCGGTCTTCCTGCGCGACATCACCGAGGAAAAGGCAGGCAGCGACGCGCTGCAGCGCCTGGCCGACGACCTGGCGGCCGCGAACCGCCGCCAGTCCGAATTCCTGGCCACCCTGGCGCACGAGCTGCGCAATCCGCTGGCGCCGGTGCGCACCGGTCTCGACCTGCTGCGCATCGGCGCCGACAAGCCCAGCGTGCTGGCCAGGGTCAGGCCGATGATGGAACGCCAGGTCAACCATCTGGTGCACCTGGTCGACGACCTGCTCGACGTGGCCCGCATCAGCAGCGGCAAGGTCGAGCTCAAGATGGCGGACATGCCGCTCCGGGACGTGCTGCAGCGCGCGGCGGAGATGACCCTGCCGGGCATCGAAGCCCGGCGCCATGTGTTCCGCATCGACATCGCCGACGAGCCGATGCCGGTGCATGCGGACGCGACCCGGCTGGCGCAGGTGGTCGGCAACCTGCTGTCGAACGCCGCCAAGTATACGCTCGAAGGCGGCGCCATCGTGCTCGAGGCGCGCCGCGAGCAGGGCCGGGCGCGCATCGTCGTGCGCGACGACGGCATCGGGATCCCGGCCGAGGCCCTGCCGAACATCTTCGACATGTTCACCCAGGTCGGACGCCATCCGGAACAGGAACAGGGCGGCCTGGGCATCGGCCTGCACCTGGTCAAGCAGTTGACCGAGCTGCACGGCGGCAGCGTGCGCGCCGAGAGCGCGGGGCCGGGGCAGGGCAGCAGCTTCGTGATCGAGTTGCCGCTGGCGCAGGCTGCGGCGAGCGCGGACGGCCAGCATGCCGATACCCCGGCCGGCGCAACCCGGCGTCCGCTGCGGATCCTGCTGGCGGACGACAATACCGATGCGGTCGAGCTGCTGCGCGAGATCCTCGAACTCGAGGGACACCGCGTCGAAGTGGCCGCCGACGGCCTGGCGGCGCTGGAAACGGCCGCCGGCTTCCTGCCCGACGTCGCCTTCCTCGACATCGGGATGCCGGGCCTGAACGGCTACGAGGTCGCGCGGCGGCTGCGCGCCACCCCGGCGCTGGCGCAGGCCAGGCTGGTCGCGGTGACCGGCTGGGGCACGCAGGAAGACCGTGCGCGCTCCGAAGCGGCCGGCTTCGACGCCCACCTGACCAAGCCGGTCGAACTGGACGCCCTGATCGCGATTATCGCGTCGTCTGCTTGATGGATGCCCTGCGGCGGCGTGCGAACCAGCCCGCCAGTCCGCCGATCGCCAGCGTGGCCAGGCCGGCCGGTTCCGGCAGCTCCTGGCCCGGCGGCAGGCCCGCGACGCTGCGCAGCTCGCCGCGCTCGCCCGCGCAGGACGGATGCGCGAAGCCGCAGCCTTCGGCCTCGTCGCTGTGCGCCGCCAGCAGGGTGAAGACGGCGCCGTCGCTCGCCATGCTGAAATCCGAGGCGCCGTCGTTGACGTCGAGGGCGCCGCTCAAGCGGCCGTCCGCCAGGAATTGCAGCGTCATCGACATGCGCTGCAAGCCCCACCGGGTCTCGTCGCCGTAGCGGTAATCGATCAGATTCCATTCCGCCCGGCCGTCGGCGCCGGCATACCAGTAACGCAGCGACAGCAGGCTGTCCTGCTGCAGTTCGCAAAACCCGTACATGCACCGGTTCTCGACCGCCAGGTCGAGCGCGCCCCGGGCCACGGCTGCATCGGTGAATACGAGTTCGAGCTGCAGGCCGTCCGGTACCGAAGGCGAGTGAGTCACCTGCTGCCAGGTGTAGACGACGTCCGCCGAAGCGGCGTGGGCAAAGAGGGCGGTGGCGGCCAGGCAGAGAATCTTGCGCAACATATGTGTCTCCAGAAAGATTCCATTTAACAAGCAAGGACTGCGCCTGACTTGCCAAGTCATTGATTCATGGAGAAATGGGCCGGAATGCCCTGCTTTCCTTTCGGCAT
This window of the Massilia sp. WG5 genome carries:
- a CDS encoding response regulator, whose protein sequence is MRSALLVEHDPVACSEISTLLKSLGYIVATTDNPRAALNTAQTVRFDLVLTYTTFNADDRRSFIGEITRLLPQAPVILLLDEQSQAPHYHARLSTVLTKPVTLRSLRRVIEFGIDGNGAMPSQATHASSQRERRRQGQRRMQPR
- a CDS encoding ATP-binding protein produces the protein MMRDQAVKKWTEEERLAALERYGVLDTPTEKCIDDLVRLASELLEAPIAAVNLIDARRQWFKSEIGLGVREMPLDDSICKYALLGEGTMVVPDATQDPRFACNPLVTAASGLRFYAGALLTTPEGIPLGTLCVLDRRPRPHGLSASQRFALQTLAEQVMAQFELQRQAGIERRLRSSESARLRGEQRYRTVLNSIDVGFCVIEMIDDANGEPWNYRILEVNPAFVRHTGLRDAVGCTIRELIPEHDVRWSRIYGRVARTGLPVRVEQHSASLGRWLDVYAARVGEPDSGQVAVFLRDITEEKAGSDALQRLADDLAAANRRQSEFLATLAHELRNPLAPVRTGLDLLRIGADKPSVLARVRPMMERQVNHLVHLVDDLLDVARISSGKVELKMADMPLRDVLQRAAEMTLPGIEARRHVFRIDIADEPMPVHADATRLAQVVGNLLSNAAKYTLEGGAIVLEARREQGRARIVVRDDGIGIPAEALPNIFDMFTQVGRHPEQEQGGLGIGLHLVKQLTELHGGSVRAESAGPGQGSSFVIELPLAQAAASADGQHADTPAGATRRPLRILLADDNTDAVELLREILELEGHRVEVAADGLAALETAAGFLPDVAFLDIGMPGLNGYEVARRLRATPALAQARLVAVTGWGTQEDRARSEAAGFDAHLTKPVELDALIAIIASSA